One genomic segment of Cryptomeria japonica unplaced genomic scaffold, Sugi_1.0 HiC_scaffold_182, whole genome shotgun sequence includes these proteins:
- the LOC131057727 gene encoding putative germin-like protein 2-3 — translation MAGDSDPLQDFCVADEESKVLVNGFVCKDPMQVSADDFFFRGLGQAGNTDNDVGSNVTMANVKQIPGLNTLGISLVRIDYAVGGINPPHTHPRATEVLVLLEGQLLVGFIDTNNKFFSKTLEKGDVFVFPKALVHFQQNVGHENAVAISALSSQLPGVQTIANSLFAADPPLPDSVLAKAFRITQEVVDYIQKKFA, via the exons ATGGCAGGGGATTCCGATCCCTTGCAAGATTTCTGCGTTGCAGATGAGGAAAGCAAAG TTTTGGTGAACGGGTTCGTTTGCAAAGACCCAATGCAAGTTTCAGCAGACGACTTCTTCTTCCGGGGACTTGGGCAGGCAGGGAACACCGACAATGATGTGGGCTCCAACGTAACGATGGCGAACGTTAAACAGATACCAGGCCTCAATACGTTGGGAATATCGTTGGTCCGCATCGACTACGCAgtgggtggaataaatcctcctcacacacacccaagagccaccgaagttcttgttttactggaaggccagcttcttgtgggtttcattgacaccaacaacaagtttttcagcaaaacgttggagaagggagatgtgtttgtgtttccaaaggcacttgtgcatttccagcagaatgtggggCATGAAAATGCGGTGGCCATATCTGCATTGAGCAGCCAGCTTCCGGGAGTTCAGACAATCGCCAACTCTCTGTTTGCAGCGGATCCTCCTCTCCCAGATTCCGTATTGGCCAAGGCCTTCCGCATCACACAGGAAGTTGTGGATTACATTCAGAAGAAATTCGCATAA